A window of the Theileria parva strain Muguga chromosome 2, complete sequence, whole genome shotgun sequence genome harbors these coding sequences:
- the udp gene encoding Uridine phosphorylase, which produces MEYNDCKLLVRMRVPRDRIHKAAVVTENLYHFPIFPKLGKNYHEFGEFSCYKIAELEVDGVMILLVYHGVSGNAVSPILTELLEMGVKIVIRCGKAGSFKPSQVKSGDIYICYASMRDDSSSLAEIDVKYPAVADYDVIDCLVDTAEELGIKTNLGINYSTDSFYRKVFKDDPRDEYTSHNIVDTEDNESAIILVLSSLYGAKAASVLTVDGFPLLWARGGYLVGEKAVDIGIEKMMGLGVKAASTLTKRFFNN; this is translated from the coding sequence ATGGAGTACAACGactgtaaattattggtGAGAATGAGAGTTCCTAGGGATAGGATCCACAAAGCAGCTGTAGTAACTGAGAATTTGTACCACTTTCCCATTTTTCCTAAACTCGGTAAAAACTATCACGAGTTTGGAGAGTTTTCATGTTACAAAATCGCAGAACTTGAGGTCGATGGAGTGATGATTCTACTGGTATATCACGGAGTTTCTGGAAATGCTGTATCTCCCATATTGACGGAGCTACTTGAAATGGGCGTAAAAATCGTTATAAGGTGCGGGAAAGCAGGCTCATTCAAGCCTTCTCAGGTTAAAAGTGGAGATATATATATATGCTATGCTTCCATGAGAGATGATTCAAGTTCACTTGCTGAAATAGACGTCAAATACCCAGCTGTGGCTGATTATGACGTAATAGACTGCCTTGTAGATACTGCAGAAGAACTTGGCATTAAAACAAACCTGGGAATAAACTACAGCACCGATTCTTTCTATAGAAAAGTCTTCAAAGACGACCCGAGGGATGAATATACCTCACACAATATAGTTGATACTGAAGATAACGAAAGTGCTATAATATTAGTGTTATCATCGCTTTACGGAGCCAAAGCAGCATCTGTCCTCACTGTAGACGGATTTCCTCTTTTATGGGCAAGAGGTGGATACCTTGTTGGTGAAAAGGCCGTCGATATTGGAATTGAGAAAATGATGGGTCTTGGAGTTAAAGCGGCTTCAACTCTCACCAAAAGGTTTTTcaacaattaa
- the udp gene encoding Uridine phosphorylase → MEYEDCKLLIRMGVPRDRIHKAAIVSENLYHFYIFTKVGKKYCEYREFLCYKIAEVEVDGEMILLVYHGVSGNAASPIMKELLEMGVKIVIRCGKCGTYKPSTVKSGDLSITYASVRDDTSSMAEIDVKYPAVADFDVIDCLVDTAEELGIDASLGINYSSDLFYRRTCKDDHRDIYPTYNIGDTEESETATIFVLCSLYGAKAGAVMTIDGTPLYWSSGGYIVGEKIVDVGIEKMTLLASKAASKLSNKYRNNQM, encoded by the coding sequence ATGGAGTACGAAGATTGTAAGTTATTAATAAGAATGGGCGTTCCTAGGGATAGGATCCACAAAGCAGCTATAGTATCAGAGAATTTATACCacttttacatttttactAAGGTTGGTAAGAAGTACTGTGAGTATAGGGAGTTTTTGTGTTATAAAATAGCAGAAGTTGAAGTTGATGGAGAAATGATACTTCTGGTATATCACGGCGTTTCTGGAAATGCCGCCTCCCCTATAATGAAGGAACTACTTGAAATGGGCgtaaaaatagttattAGATGTGGAAAATGTGGTACATACAAGCCTTCGACTGTAAAATCTGGAGACTTATCCATTACATACGCCTCGGTCCGAGACGATACCAGTTCTATGGCCGAAATTGACGTAAAATATCCTGCAGTGGCTGATTTCGATGTGATAGATTGCCTTGTAGATACTGCTGAAGAACTCGGTATTGATGCTTCACTTGGAATAAATTACAGTTCAGATTTATTCTACAGGCGAACCTGCAAAGACGATCACAGGGATATATACCCTACGTACAATATAGGAGATACTGAGGAGAGTGAAACAGCAACGATTTTCGTATTATGCTCCCTTTACGGAGCAAAGGCTGGAGCAGTTATGACAATTGACGGAACTCCTCTCTACTGGTCAAGCGGTGGATATATTGTTGGTGAAAAAATCGTCGATGTTGGAATCGAAAAAATGACACTTTTAGCTTCAAAAGCCGCCTCAAAACTTTCCAACAAATATCGCAATAATCAAATGtag
- the hisS gene encoding Histidyl-tRNA synthetase family protein, whose amino-acid sequence MPFNLFKFYVFIFLIFYRIYSFNHRNLSTHRFCSNLYQFLRQNQRNLHSIRGTQSYLPPEQRIQKWLQNKWELTSKNFGFQEYSMPVLTHTSLFLDINTPKDNEHYKELYSFKDRKGRNLSLRGDITPQFMNMLTSYYSNKRVPSHNILKWYTIADCWRYERPGLGRRRNHLQWNADIVGISDIQVEVELISMLIHFLKSVGLSHEDVVISLNHRNVIPGILTLLGFSNYSSDWFYQFSKTLDKYKKIPKEEFNKLLIELKFTPEQCSGLEEILETSRTLEEIQRIFNPEDIQELKQLVHLLTEKGYSNWINIDLTIVRGNDYYTGLVFECFDRNRKLSRSIAGGGRYDNYFNHCDPRLKYSAGFAMGNIAILDLLKHKGVNINSEEPVDVVVFTPNYTRNNCEQKVETDTDQTLPCSKSQRMCLYNLMDLLRTNDISVYQYYKTSRLMKALKFADNSMAKFVVMPLLHNGNEVIVLRDMNTGEQDFFNPSDDKLGAKIVEKLRNQNI is encoded by the exons ATGCCATTTAATctctttaaattttatgttttcatctttttaatattttatcgaatttattcatttaatCATAGAAACTTG AGTACACACAGATTCtgttcaaatttatacCAATTTCTGAGACAAAATCAGAGGAATCTACATTCTATAAGAGGGACGCAGTCATATTTACCACCGGAACAGAGAATACAGAAATGGCTCCAAAATAAG tggGAATTAACGTCTAAAAACTTTGGATTCCAGGAGTATTCAATGCCAGTTCTAACACATACCTCACTGTTTCTTGACATTAACACACCAAAA GATAACGAGCATTATAAGGAGTTATACAGTTTTAAGGATAGAAAGGGGAGAAATTTATCCCTGAGAGGAGATATCACTCCTCAATTTATGAACATGCTAACATcgtactatagtaataaaagGGTTCCATCgcataatatattaaaatggtACACAATCGCAGACTGTTGGCGCTATGAGCGGCCAGGACTTGGAAGGAGGAGAAATCACTTACAATGGAACGCAGATATAGTTG GAATCAGTGACATTCAAGTTGAAGTCGAGTTAATTTCAATGCTAATTcactttttaaaatct GTTGGTTTATCGCATGAGGATGTTGTAATATCCTTAAATCATAGAAATGTTATCCCTGGAATTTTAACCCTTTTGGGCTTTTCAAACTATTCATCAGACTGGTTTTATCAGTTTTCCAAAACTTTGGATAAGTATAAAAAGATACCAAAGGAAGAATTTAACAAACTCTTGATTGAGCTTAAATTTACTCCTGAACAATGTTCTGGTTTGGAGGAAATACTTGAAACTTCAAGGACTCTAGAGGAAATTCAAAGAATATTTAACCCTGAAGATATTCAAGaattaaa GCAATTGGTTCATTTATTAACCGAAAAAGGATACTCAAATTGGATTAACATAGATTTAACCATT GTGAGAGGAAATGATTATTATACTGGGTTGGTGTTTGAATGTTTTGACAGAAATCGCAAGCTTTCAAGGTCTATTGCAGGCGGTGGAAGATATGACAATTATTTCAACc ATTGTGATCCTAGACTTAAGTACTCAGCTGGGTTTGCAATGGGCAATATCGCAATTCTGGATTTACTAAAACACAA AGGAGTAAATATCAACTCTGAGGAACCGGTTGATGTGGTTGTTTTTACACCAAATTACACCCGTAACAACTGTGAACAAAAAGTAGAAACTGATACTGATCAGACTTTACCGTGTTCAAAAAGCCAGAGAATGTGTTTATATAACCTTATGGACTTGTTGAGGACTAACGATATTTCAGTTTACCAGTACTACAAAACCTCAaga TTGATGAAGGCGCTTAAATTTGCCGACAATTCCATGGCAAAGTTTGTTGTTATGCCTCTTTTACACAACGGCAACGAAGTCATTGTACTCAGAGATATGAACACTGGAGAACAG GACTTTTTCAACCCATCAGATGACAAATTAGGAGCGAAAATTGTCGAAAAATTAAGAAAccaaaatatttaa
- the udp gene encoding Uridine phosphorylase yields the protein MEYEDCKLLIRMGVPKKRIHKAAIVTENLYHFHLFPKLGKNYHEFKEFSCYKIAEVEVDGEMILIVYHGVSGTAASPIMKELLEMGVKIVIRCGICGANNPSTVKSGDLSITYASVRDDSSSLAEIDVKYPAVADYDVIDCLVDTSDEFGVKASLGINYTTDSYYRKTCKEDHMYTYGKHNITDTDEAETATIFVLSSLYGAKAGAIMTIDGFPLLWSSGKSNSGKKEVDKGIENMMRIGLKAASTLSKRFFNN from the coding sequence ATGGAGTACGAAgattgtaaattattaataaggATGGGAGTCCCTAAGAAAAGAATTCACAAAGCCGCCATAGTAACTGAGAATCTATATCATTTTCACCTGTTTCCTAAACTTGGTAAAAACTACCATGAGTTTAAAGAGTTTTCATGTTATAAAATCGCAGAAGTTGAGGTTGACGGTGAGATGATACTTATTGTCTATCACGGGGTATCTGGAACAGCAGCGTCTCCTATAATGAAGGAACTACTTGAAATGggtgtaaaaatagttattAGATGTGGAATATGTGGAGCAAACAACCCTTCGACTGTAAAATCTGGAGACCTATCTATCACCTACGCCTCAGTGAGGGACGATTCAAGTTCCCTTGCTGAAATTGACGTAAAATATCCAGCTGTAGCGGATTATGACGTAATAGATTGCCTTGTAGATACCTCTGATGAATTTGGTGTTAAGGCTTCACttggaataaattataccaCAGATTCATACTATAGGAAAACCTGCAAGGAAGACCACATGTATACGTACGGGAAACACAATATAACAGATACAGATGAGGCCGAAACAGCAACGATATTCGTTTTATCTTCACTTTATGGAGCAAAGGCAGGCGCAATTATGACAATTGACGGGTTTCCTCTTCTGTGGTCGAGTGGAAAATCAAATTCAGGTAAAAAAGAAGTTGACAAAGGTATCGAGAATATGATGAGAATAGGTCTAAAAGCCGCTTCAACTCTGAGCAAAagattttttaacaattaa
- the eif2a gene encoding Eukaryotic translation initiation factor eIF2A family protein produces MNLFTVHAKNGLYIYKCQPVKSEEGQDPGKTQNLQEEEKTDPATSLTAECVWYQDRFARHCVCSQNNNLCIVDDRSGLSIVYTKNNLYSDFSMDTLRGVGKFKNMYTPLGCKNIKHLQWSRNGTYLAVYFNLANYSESGLCLEDNLHIWDISKKNIIGTFSTKRLSPEQWPVIKWVGSTDNFALCHNHQVGIYSIVSEGTSLKSVKLLLTVRIPMVFNVDLSYKPVETSNSFSDGDIICMASFSQPDSSNSPGSLRISTLKFSGDSLAESSFSQHELKFSDSAELLWSPSGNYLIILAQSTVDLAGEKYGSTTNCLLFSSNGKFLTKVNNFTTHDARWNPKSDVFIIMEGNMPCKITLYNVELEPLFEFPNMYRNTIKWNPLGNMVALGGFGNLAGEICFWYKKEGSHEMEQIVQFKEPCTVLSEWSLDSKYFITASTFPRMKVDNFFKIFNCEGYLMASEILDECYDVSWFCGNSDETEFIKPRVRKSLDRKPIYRPKMSLKTQAPTTTKFSKAPGSPFFTTSNQDNGFAMGTTRLVNFDKNHFDNFNRSFFSSQFGNNSDPSTDLFHSFKHVFSLSFMNKFDQPLMKPRNSLDRFFIRKEQNQADTRLNFSSSDPQFNHPIETQLNRPMDSQFINKFDNQFDNKIMNSLDNRMMNSLDNRMMNPLDNQMMSPLENQFNNQFDGKFNNPLDNQLLNMSEVQHRNLTGQVLNVQENHYNNSMDGYFNNLQEVPFEGSLENSQILAENGVTYGDNLPNSLRNDTKNVSMFVRMKNQLQAEKVKTRQRTIMNEGQLLRLLLEAKNKRKPDSLQS; encoded by the coding sequence ATGAATTTGTTTACGGTTCATGCCAAAAATGGGCTTTACATTTACAAGTGTCAACCAGTGAAATCGGAGGAGGGGCAGGATCCTGGAAAAACCCAGAATTTACAAGAAGAGGAAAAGACCGATCCTGCCACAAGTTTGACTGCGGAATGTGTTTGGTACCAGGACCGTTTCGCAAGACACTGCGTGTGTTCTCAGAACAACAACCTCTGCATCGTTGATGACCGCTCTGGGTTATCAATCGTGTACACAAAGAATAACCTCTATTCAGATTTTTCAATGGATACCTTGAGAGGCGTAGGAAAGTTTAAGAACATGTACACGCCCTTGGGCTGTAAGAACATAAAGCACTTGCAGTGGTCAAGGAACGGGACCTATTTGGctgtttattttaatttggcAAATTACTCAGAGTCAGGCCTGTGTCTTGAAGACAACCTGCACATCTGGGACATTTCAAAGAAGAACATCATCGGGACCTTTAGCACTAAGAGACTCTCACCTGAACAATGGCCAGTAATCAAGTGGGTAGGCTCAACAGATAATTTTGCCCTCTGCCACAATCATCAAGTTGGAATTTACTCAATTGTCTCTGAAGGAACTTCTCTCAAGTCTGTTAAACTACTTTTAACAGTAAGAATACCAATGGTGTTCAATGTTGACCTTTCATATAAGCCGGTGGAAACCAGTAACTCTTTCTCAGATGGAGATATCATTTGCATGGCCTCGTTTTCACAGCCCGATTCAAGTAATTCACCGGGAAGTCTTCGGATttcaactttaaaatttagtgGAGATTCACTGGCTGAGTCTTCATTTTCACAACATGAGCttaaattttcagattCTGCTGAACTTCTGTGGTCACCTTCAGGCaattatttgataattttggCACAGTCAACCGTAGACTTGGCCGGAGAAAAGTACGGCTCAACCACAAATTGTCTTTTATTCTCAAGTAATGGCAAATTCCTCACCAAGGTTAACAATTTCACGACTCATGACGCTAGGTGGAATCCAAAATCTGACGTTTTCATCATCATGGAAGGGAATATGCCGTGCAAAATCACGTTGTACAATGTTGAACTGGAGCCGTTATTTGAGTTTCCAAACATGTATAGAAACACGATCAAGTGGAACCCGCTGGGAAACATGGTGGCTTTGGGAGGGTTTGGGAATTTGGCAGGAGAGATTTGTTTCTGGTATAAGAAGGAAGGAAGTCATGAGATGGAACAAATTGTACAGTTTAAAGAGCCATGTACAGTGTTGTCAGAGTGGTCTCTCGACTCCAAGTACTTCATCACAGCCTCAACTTTTCCCCGCATGAAAGTTGATAATTTCTTCAAAATCTTCAACTGTGAGGGATATCTCATGGCCAGTGAAATTTTAGACGAGTGTTACGACGTGTCTTGGTTCTGTGGAAACTCAGATGAAACTGAGTTTATTAAGCCTAGAGTTAGAAAGTCACTTGACCGAAAGCCTATTTACAGGCCTAAAATGTCACTGAAAACACAAGCTCCTACCACAACCAAATTCTCCAAAGCTCCCGGGTCTCCTTTTTTCACCACTTCAAATCAAGATAATGGATTTGCTATGGGTACCACAAGATTAGTTAACTTTGACAAGAACcattttgataattttaaccgCTCATTCTTCTCAAGCCAGTTTGGAAATAACTCAGACCCTTCAACTGACTTGTTCCACTCCTTTAAACATGTATTTTCACTTTCATTcatgaataaatttgatcAGCCCCTTATGAAACCGAGGAATAGTCTGGACCGATTTTTCATTAGAAAAGAACAAAACCAAGCTGACACAAGGCTCAATTTCAGCTCATCAGATCCTCAATTTAACCATCCCATTGAGACCCAACTTAACCGTCCCATGGACAGTCAATTTATCAACAAGTTTGATAATCAATTTGAtaacaaaattatgaattCACTAGACAATCGAATGATGAATTCGCTAGACAATCGAATGATGAATCCACTGGACAATCAGATGATGAGTCCATTAGAAAATCAATTTAACAATCAATTTGatggtaaatttaacaatcCGTTGGATAATCAATTGCTCAATATGTCTGAAGTACAACACCGCAATTTAACTGGGCAAGTGTTAAATGTGCAGGAAAAtcattataataattcGATGGATggttattttaataatttgcAAGAAGTACCATTTGAGGGATCTTTGGAGAATTCGCAAATCTTGGCTGAAAACGGGGTAACATACGGTGATAATTTGCCAAATTCATTGAGGAATGACACGAAGAATGTTTCAATGTTTGTGAGAATGAAGAATCAGCTGCAAGCAGAGAAGGTGAAGACTCGTCAGAGAACAATAATGAATGAGGGGCAGCTGTTGAGGCTGTTACTTGAggctaaaaataaaagGAAACCCGATTCTCTTCAATCTTAA